In the genome of Mytilus trossulus isolate FHL-02 unplaced genomic scaffold, PNRI_Mtr1.1.1.hap1 h1tg000244l__unscaffolded, whole genome shotgun sequence, one region contains:
- the LOC134701420 gene encoding JNK1/MAPK8-associated membrane protein-like, which produces MLKFLLLFPVIYGVSLGQKVSEKCPGLYCGRTLQNGTLSNCGACVRGYQPDDSSENSICKRCEEEPSFYDWLFLGFMALLSLLLHWFFIDFTNRRKNNLIILHVSAFIESVLSGIVTILLVDPIGTFNIRSCKVKQLSDWYSMLYNPSPNYTTTLHCTQEIVYPLYTICMIYYAFSLLFMMLFRPLISYRCVDTKGTKSIYAALYFHPILIVLQAMFGGLLYYAFPYIMLVISLVTSAAHLASTNVLEVKQLFKNNFCDARNLIILVGHWILHAYAIISMTQLTNLTFHLSLLATVPLPVFFYICTVKFTDPDYVERVSHVDISTNRYSAEARGTNLQFWNT; this is translated from the exons ATGCTGAAGTTTCTCTTATTATTTCCTGTAATCTATGGTGTATCATTAGGACAGAAAG tttcagAAAAATGTCCTGGTCTTTACTGTGGAAGAACACTACAGAATGGAACACTCAGTAATTGTGGG GCTTGTGTGAGAGGCTACCAGCCTGATGATAGTTCTGAAAACTCTATTTGTAAGAGATGTGAAGAAGAACCTTCATTTTATGACTGGCTTTTTCTGGGATTCATGGCCTTGTTGTCTTTATTACTTCATTGGTTCTTCATAGATTTTAcaaatagaagaaaaaa taaTTTAATCATCCTTCATGTATCAGCATTTATTGAAAGTGTTTTGTCTGGTATCGTTACAATATTATTGGTGGACCCGATTGGTACATTTAACATACGATCGTGTAAAGTCAAACAACTCTCAGATTGGTATTCCATGTTGTACAACCCAAGTCCAAACTACACAACAACTCTACACTGTACACAAGAAATTGTGTATCCACT ATACACGATATGTATGATATACTATGCCTTTTCTTTGCTGTTTATGATGTTGTTTAGACCACTAATATCATACAGATGTGTAGATACCAAAGGGACTAAATCCATTTATGCTGCTTTGTATTTCCATCCAATATTAATTGTCCTGCAGGCCATGTTTGGTGGACTATTGT attatgCCTTTCCATACATAATGTTGGTAATATCACTGGTTACAAGTGCAGCTCATTTAGCAAGTACTAATGTACTG GAGGTgaaacaattgtttaaaaataacttcTGTGATGCAAGGAACTTAATCATTCTTGTTGGTCATTGGATACTTCATGCATATGCCATCATCTCCATGACCCAGCTGACCAATCTTACATTCCATCTCTCACTTCTGGCTACTGTTCCCCTGCCTGTGTTCTTCTATATATGTACAGTAAAATTCACAGATCCAGATTATGTGGAAAGAGTATCACATGTAGACATTTCGACCAATAGATACTCAGCTGAAGCAAGGGGGACAAATCTTCAGTTTTGGAATACTTGA